The Pyrenophora tritici-repentis strain M4 chromosome 2, whole genome shotgun sequence genome window below encodes:
- a CDS encoding CcmA, ABC-type multidrug transport system, ATPase component yields MAAPHSNGEPFMSSTSNSQQNTSHIPSEGITRTASGRETYFPDGHEEVIQLAQVSTGSSSNSSQTHVGQNGFPSKTKGEISSSGSYEAAPGTLQRQPTRPEIDDEGRRELVRIFSTASPVTRQMSVAQPGDPTVDPSSDAFDLTKFLHMFRNQLEGEGVEMKKLNVVYKNLNVFGSGKALQLQDTVTDLFLAPFRAKEYFGKSERKQILHDFDGIIRSGELCVVLGRPGSGCSTLLKALTGELHGLDADDSIIHYNGIPQSRMVKEFKGETVYNQEVDKHFPHLTVGQTLEFAAAVRTPSNRPLGMSRDEYAKFMARMVMAVLGLSHTYNTKVGSDFVRGVSGGERKRVSVAEMMLAGSPFASWDNSTRGLDSATALKFVRALRVGADMTGGTCAVAIYQASQSVYDCFDKATVLYEGRQIYFGPANEARGYFERQGWYCPPRQTTGDFLTAITNPLERQARKDMKDQVPRTPEDFEKYWRNSPEYRALLEDIKDFEAENPINENGGLQQLRQQKNYTQAKGARPKSPYLISVPMQIKLNTRRAYHRIMGDIASTATQVVLNVIIALIVGSIFFGSSKGSNSFQGRGSAIFLAILFNALTSIGEISGLYAQRPVVEKHNSYAFYHPATEAIAGVVMDMPVKFANAVVFNIILYFLARLRTTPGQFFIFFLVTYIVTFVMVAIFRTTAAVTKTASQAMAGAGVLILVLVVYTGFVVRIPSMPKWFGWMRWINPIFYAFEILMANEFHGVEFPCDRTIPSGAGYTQDGGNFICDAQGAIAGQNFVSGDRFIAAAYQYTWSHVWRNFGILCAFLIFFMVTYFVAVEVNSSTTNTAEQLVFRRGHVPAHLQSGDKASDEESGETRQGGQDAPGDISAIEEQKGIFTWRDVVYDIEIKGEPRRLLDHVSGFVKPGTMTALMGVSGAGKTTLLDVLAQRTTMGVITGDMFVNGKPLDPAFQRSTGYVQQQDLHLETSTVREALQFSAMLRQPKSVSKQEKHDYVEEVIKMLNMSDFAEAVVGVPGEGLNVEQRKLLTIGVELAAKPKLLLFLDEPTSGLDSQSSWSIISFLKRLSSAGQAILCTIHQPSAILFQEFDRLLFLARGGKTVYFGELGENSRRLLDYFENNGARQCGEDENPAEYMLEIVNAGQNNNGKDWFEVWKDSEEAQGVQREIDRLHESKKHEDLNLAAETGGEFAMPLTTQIVECTYRAFQQYWRMPSYVFAKFGLVSIAGLFIGFSFWKADGTKAGMQNIILSVFMVTTIFSSLVQQIQPLFITQRSLYESRERPSKAYSWSAFMLANIVVEIPYGIVAGILTFASFYYPVVGAGQSSERQGLVLLFFIQLLLFTSTFAAMTIATLPNAETASGLVSLLTIMSILFNGVLQTPSQLPKFWMFMYRVSPFTYWVGGMTTSMVGGRPIVCSASEVSVLSPPSGQTCGQYLNAFVNATGGALQNPDATADCRYCSYTNADQFLATVSLYYTERWRNFGIMFAYIFFNIFVAVATYYLFRVANLSQIVASFKKSKKSKGGSKAGEGVEMAAQQGAHPGNRSGEKDA; encoded by the exons ATGGCCGCCCCACACTCCAACGGCGAGCCCTTCATGTCGAGCACTTCAAATTCACAACAAAATACTTCCCACATACCATCGGAAGGCATTACCAGGACAGCCTCAGGCCGCGAGACGTACTTTCCTGATGGCCACGAGGAGGTTATACAGCTAGCGCAAGTCAGCACTGGAAGTTCATCCAACTCATCACAAACCCACGTCGGGCAAAATGGCTTTCCATCGAAAACAAAGGGGGAGATTTCCTCGTCCGGCTCCTACGAAGCAGCCCCTGGAACACTTCAACGACAACCCACACGACCCGAGATCGACGACGAGGGAAGGCGAGAGCTGGTCCGTATCTTCTCAACAGCTTCCCCCGTGACACGCCAGATGAGCGTTGCACAGCCTGGAGACCCAACCGTAGATCCCAGCAGTGATGCATTCGATCTCACCAAATTCCTGCATATGTTCCGGAACCAGCTTGAGGGCGAGGGTGTTGAGATGAAGAAGCTCAATGTCGTCTACAAGAACTTGAACGTCTTCGGCTCTGGCAAGGCCCTTCAACTTCAGGACACTGTTACAGACCTCTTTCTTGCACCATTCCGTGCCAAGGAGTATTTTGGAAAGTCAGAGCGCAAGCAGATCTTGCATGACTTCGATGGTATTATCCGATCTGGCGAGCTCTGCGTAGTACTGGGACGCCCGGGCTCAGGTTGCTCAACGCTTTTGAAAGCGCTGACGGGTGAGCTGCACGGCCTGGATGCCGATGACTCGATAATCCACTACAACGGTATCCCACAGTCGCGTATGGTCAAGGAGTTCAAGGGCGAGACAGTATACAACCAGGAAGTCGACAAGCACTTTCCTCACCTGACTGTGGGTCAGACACTCGAGTTCGCCGCTGCTGTACGAACACCTTCAAATCGACCACTTGGTATGAGCAGAGATGAATATGCCAAGTTTATGGCCCGTATGGTCATGGCGGTTCTCGGTCTGAGCCATACGTACAACACCAAGGTCGGAAGTGACTTTGTACGTGGTGTTTCAGGTGGTGAACGAAAGCGCGTCTCTGTCGCGGAGATGATGCTTGCTGGATCTCCCTTCGCCAGTTGGGACAACTCGACTCGTGGACTGGACTCTGCTACAGCATTAAAGTTCGTGCGAGCACTAAGAGTCGGTGCCGACATGACTGGCGGTACGTGTGCAGTTGCCATCTACCAGGCTAGTCAAAGTGTCTACGATTGCTTCGACAAGGCCACCGTACTTTATGAGGGCCGTCAAATCTACTTCGGACCCGCCAACGAAGCTAGGGGCTATTTCGAGCGACAAGGATGGTATTGCCCACCTCGACAGACTACTGGAGATTTCCTAACCGCCATTACCAACCCGCTCGAACGACAAGCGAGAAAAGATATGAAGGACCAGGTACCTCGCACCCCCGAAGACTTTGAGAAGTACTGGCGGAACTCGCCTGAGTACAGGGCTCTGCTTGAAGACATCAAGGACTTTGAAGCTGAGAACCCTATCAACGAGAATGGTGGTCTCCAGCAACTGCGCCAGCAGAAGAACTATACCCAGGCCAAGGGAGCTCGCCCAAAGTCGCCATACCTCATCAGCGTTCCCATGCAGATCAAGTTGAACACACGGCGAGCCTACCACCGCATTATGGGCGACATCGCCTCGACTGCCACACAAGTTGTTCTCAATGTCATCATCGCTCTTATCGTCGGTTCCATCTTCTTCGGTTCTTCCAAGGGATCCAACTCATTCCAAGGCCGTGGTTCCGCCATCTTTCTGGCCATCTTGTTCAATGCCCTGACATCTATCGGTGAAATTTCTGGTCTCTACGCCCAACGTCCTGTTGTCGAAAAACATAACTCATACGCATTCTACCATCCTGCGACCGAAGCAATCGCCGGAGTTGTCATGGACATGCCCGTCAAGTTTGCTAATGCCGTTGTTTTCAACATTATTCTGTACTTCTTGGCCCGGTTGAGAACTACCCCTGGACAattcttcatcttcttcctGGTCACATACATTGTCACCTTCGTCATGGTTGCCATTTTTAGGACAACTGCCGCGGTTACAAAAACAGCATCACAAGCAATGGCTGGAGCTGGTGTTTTGATTCTTGTACTCGTCGTCTACACTGGTTTTGTCGTCCGTATACCGTCGATGCCTAAATGGTTTGGGTGGATGAGATGGATAAACCCCATCTTCTATGCCTTTGAGATCTTGATGGCGAACGAGTTCCACGGAGTCGAGTTTCCCTGCGATCGTACCATCCCTTCAGGCGCAGGATACACACAGGATGGCGGCAACTTCATCTGCGACGCGCAGGGTGCGATTGCTGGGCAAAACTTTGTCAGCGGCGACAGGTTCATTGCAGCGGCATACCAATACACTTGGAGCCATGTATGGCGTAACTTTG GCATTCTTTGCGCATTCTTGATCTTCTTCATGGTCACTTACTTCGTCGCCGTCGAAGTCAACTCATCCACTACCAACACCGCCGAGCAACTCGTCTTCCGTCGCGGACACGTTCCAGCTCACCTCCAATCCGGCGACAAAGCTTCCGACGAGGAATCTGGCGAGACTAGACAAGGAGGTCAAGACGCTCCGGGTGACATCAGCGCCATCGAAGAGCAAAAGGGTATCTTCACTTGGAGAGATGTCGTCTACGATATTGAGATCAAGGGCGAACCCCGCCGGTTGCTCGACCACGTTTCTGGTTTCGTCAAGCCTGGTACTATGACTGCACTTATGGGTGTCTCGGGTGCTGGAAAGACCACACTTCTCGATGTTCTGGCACAACGGACTACCATGGGTGTCATCACTGGTGACATGTTTGTCAATGGCAAGCCTCTCGATCCTGCGTTTCAACGTTCAACTGGTTATGTCCAGCAACA GGATCTCCATCTCGAAACCTCTACCGTCCGCGAAGCACTACAGTTTTCTGCTATGCTCCGTCAGCCCAAGTCTGTCAGCAAGCAGGAAAAGCACGACTATGTTGAGGAGGTTATTAAGATGCTTAACATGTCCGATTTCGCTGAGGCTGTTGTCGGTGTTCCAGGAGAGGGTCTGAACGTCGAGCAGCGTAAGCTGTTGACGattggtgttgagcttgcCGCAAAGCCCAAACTTCTCCTGTTCCTCGACGAACCTACGTCCGGTCTTGACTCACAG AGTTCCTGGTCCATCATCTCATTCCTCAAGAGACTCAGCTCCGCCGGACAAGCCATCCTCTGCACGATCCATCAGCCCAGCGCTATCCTCTTCCAAGAATTCGATCgcctcctcttcctcgccCGTGGCGGTAAAACTGTCTACTTTGGCGAGCTCGGCGAGAACTCACGCAGGCTCCTGGACTACTTTGAGAACAACGGCGCAAGGCAATGCGGCGAAGACGAGAACCCAGCCGAGTACATGTTGGAAATCGTCAACGCTGGCCAGAACAATAATGGAAAAGATTGGTTCGAAGTCTGGAAGGATAGCGAAGAAGCTCAGGGCGTCCAGCGCGAGATTGACCGACTCCACGAGTCGAAGAAACACGAAGACCTCAATCTGGCCGCGGAAACCGGTGGTGAATTCGCCATGCCACTCACCACGCAAATCGTCGAATGTACTTACCGCGCCTTCCAACAATACTGGCGCATGCCCAGCTACGTCTTTGCCAAGTTTGGTCTGGTCTCCATTGCCGGCCTGTTCATTGGTTTCTCCTTCTGGAAGGCCGACGGCACAAAAGCAGGCATGCAAAACATCATCCTCAGCGTCTTCATGGTCACCACAATCTTCTCGTCGCTCGTACAGCAGATCCAACCCCTCTTCATCACCCAACGCTCTCTGTACGAATCGCGCGAAAGGCCGTCCAAGGCATACAGCTGGTCCGCTTTCATGCTCGCCAACATTGTCGTGGAAATCCCCTACGGTATCGTCGCCGGTATCCTCACCTTCGCCTCGTTCTACTACCCTGTCGTCGGCGCAGGCCAATCCAGCGAACGCCAGGGCCTTGTCCTCTTATTCTtcatccagctcttgcttTTCACGTCCACCTTCGCCGCCATGACCATTGCCACTCTTCCCAATGCGGAAACGGCTTCTGGACTCGTCTCCCTACTTACGATCATGAGCATCCTGTTCAACGGTGTGCTGCAGACGCCTAGCCAACTGCCCAAGTTCTGGATGTTCATGTACCGCGTCAGTCCGTTTACCTACTGGGTCGGCGGTATGACGACTTCGATGGTCGGCGGCCGCCCCATTGTCTGCAGCGCGAGTGAAGTCTCGGTCTTGAGCCCCCCGTCTGGACAGACGTGTGGCCAGTACCTAAACGCGTTTGTCAATGCGACTGGTGGCGCGCTGCAGAACCCAGATGCCACGGCCGACTGCCGGTACTGTTCTTACACCAACGCAGACCAGTTCCTGGCTACCGTGTCGCTCTATTACACCGAGAGGTGGCGCAATTTCGGTATCATGTTTGCGTATATCTTCTTCAATATTTTTGTGGCGGTTGCTACTTATTACCTCTTCCGCGTCGCCAATCTCAGTCAGATTGTGGCGTCGTTCAAGAAGTCAAAGAAGTCAAAGGGTGGTAGCAAGGCGGGAGAGGGTGTGGAGATGGCGGCGCAGCAGGGTGCTCATCCGGGGAATAGGAGTGGCGAGAAGGATGCTTGA
- a CDS encoding TIP41 domain containing protein, producing the protein MASLNGAPEDTVAPGLVDTSITKEGFKITTRKLPILKAGPIEEMTKKLGIAPPEMIFGDNLVRIENIESGWYIEFNAFDALDRVDKTGEKMFKVSYSKEWQQNRQKQFEDIKEVVKPFDWSYSTDYKGTTPPTPAFEPTETPIPLALLKRPDPIQFFDELVLYEDELADNGIAMLSCKIRVMPQRLLLLVRFFMRLDDVVFRIRDTRIFVEFGDKVILREYTAREEKYEDVRKKLAGRKEDVLAIMRDPNRLAEHIPIVEHTLEGLQLK; encoded by the exons ATGGCCTCCCTCAATGGCGCGCCTGAAGATACCGTGGCGCCCGGCCTTGTCGATACGTCCATCACCAAGGAGGGCTTCAAGATCACCACGCGCAAACTACCTATCCTAAAGGCTGGCCCGATAGAAGAAATGACCAAGAAGCTAGGAATAGCGCCCCCTGAAATGATATTTGGAGACAACTTGGTCCGGATAGAAAACATCGAGAGTGGCTGGTACATTGAGTTCAATGCATTCGATGCGCTGGACCGGGTCGACAAGACGGGCGAGAAAATGTTCAAGGTCTCATACTCGAAAGAGTGGCAGCAGAACCG ACAGAAGCAGTTTGAGGACATCAAGGAAGTTGTAAAGCCCTTTGACTGGTCTTACAGCACCGACTACAAGGGCACCACACCCCCAACTCCAGCCTTCGAGCCCACCGAGACGCCAATACCGCTCGCCCTTCTCAAACGCCCCGATCCCATCCAATTCTTCGATGAATTAGTACTCTACGAAGACGAACTCGCAGACAATGGTATTGCCATGCTATCCTGCAAGATCCGCGTCATGCCACAACGGTTACTGTTGCTAGTACGCTTCTTCATGCGACTAGACGATGTGGTATTCAGGATACGGGATACACGCATCTTTGTAGAGTTTGGAGACAAGGTCATCCTAAGGGAATACACGGCAAGGGAAGAAAAGTACGAGGACGTACGGAAGAAGTTGGCGGGTAGGAAGGAAGATGTGCTTGCTATTATGCGCGACCCAAATCGCTTGGCAGAGCATATTCCTATTGTCGAACACACTCTGGAAGGACTACAGTTGAAGTGA
- a CDS encoding SPS1, Serine-threonine protein kinase, with product MADVANLEAAFERTTINDENDEQIVSTTAYHKAKPAVAGLSSSQSAANRMKLPHQIPLQKIATQNAKTANIAKVTISASTSRPSEHNPSHRRTLTDSAVYTVPSNPSTPKQWHLGMFEIGKPLGKGKFGRVYLAKERSSGFVCALKVLHKSELQQGKVEKQVRREIEIQSHLTHPNILKLFGHFHDAKRIFLILEFAGKGELYKHLRREQRFPEWKAAQYIAQMAAALKYLHKKHVMHRDIKPENILVGIHGEIKISDFGWSVHAPNNRRNTMCGTLDYLPPEMLRGGGKDNFYSEKVDLWSLGVLTYEFLVGEAPFEDTQVMTQRKIARGEYTVPSFVSSEARDLIKRLLVLDPEKRIALEDVEVHPWIVKHCKGSTRAYERTSAGKGRSSSDETNDSY from the exons ATGGCCGACGTCGCAAACCTTGAGGCTGCCTTTGAGCGCACCACCATCAACGATGAGAATGATGAGCAAATCGTCTCTACTACGGCGTACCACAAGGCAAAG CCTGCGGTAGCTGGTCTATCGTCATCACAATCCGCCGCCAACCGCATGAAGCTGCCCCATCAGATACCCCTGCAAAAGATTGCAACACAGAATGCAAAGACTGCAAACATTGCCAAAGTCACAATCTCAGCAAGCACCAGCCGACCCTCTGAGCACAACCCATCGCATCGCCGCACCCTTACCGATTCGGCCGTCTACACCGTCCCTTCCAACCCATCAACACCCAAACAATGGCATCTCGGCATGTTCGAGATTGGCAAGCCCCTCGGCAAGGGAAAGTTTGGTCGCGTCTACCTTGCCAAAGAGCGCTCATCAGGCTTCGTTTGTGCCTTGAAGGTCCTCCACAAGTCTGAGCTCCAGCAAGGCAAGGTCGAGAAGCAGGTGCGACGAGAGATCGAGATTCAATCCCACCTTACCCACCCCAATATCCTCAAGCTTTTTGGTCACTTCCACGATGCCAAACGCATCTTCCTTATTCTCGAATTTGCCGGCAAGGGAGAACTGTACAAGCATCTCCGCCGCGAACAACGCTTCCCGGAATGGAAAGCTGCCCAGTACATTGCGCAAATGGCTGCAGCTCTCAAGTACCTCCACAAGAAGCACGTCATGCACCGCGACATCAAGCCCGAGAACATCCTCGTTGGTATTCACGGCGAGATCAAGATTTCCGACTTTGGCTGGTCGGTACACGCACCCAACAACCGCCGTAACACCATGTGCGGAACTCTCGACTACCTGCCCCCGGAGATGCTTCGCGGTGGCGGCAAGGACAACTTCTACTCTGAGAAGGTTGACCTGTGGAGTTTGGGTGTCCTGACGTATGAGTTCCTTGTCGGTGAAGCGCCATTCGAGGACACTCAGGTCATGACACAGCGCAAGATTGCAAGGGGAGAATACACAGTACCGAGCTTTGTCAGCTCCGAGGCGCGGGACCTTATCAAGAGATTGTTGGTGCTCGACCCAGAGAAGCGTATCGCGCTTGAGGATGTTGAGGTACACCCATGGATTGTCAAGCACTGCAAAGGCAGCACGCGGGCATACGAGCGTACGTCTGCTGGCAAGGGCCGCAGTAGCTCAGACGAGACCAACGACTCGTACTAA
- a CDS encoding ProB, Glutamate 5-kinase has protein sequence MAVHMRKQPGQLTVVIKLGTSSIVDEKTHQPLLSILSLIVETACSLRTAGHRVVIVSSGAIGVGLRRMNLPRRPKHLPQVQALAAIGQSRLMSLWDQLFGNLEQPIAQVLLTRNDIADRTQYQNAQNTFIELLSMGVIPIVNENDTLAVTEIKFGDNDTLSAITAGMVQADYLFLMTDVDCLYDKNPRSNPDAKAITVVEDIAELAADVSSAGSSLGTGGMSTKIVAARLATSAGVTTVITKSDKPGNISSIIAHAEKQRKARMSSRNSVTNFQDDSALAQSTSQESHHQDLSASTSTLGDQQVARTSSPKIEEPVPLHTRFLPISNPIRDRYFWILHGLAPHGTIYIDQGAWAALSDKAGLLPVGIVEVDGHFAQQEAVRIVVVKRLQNTHHSRSSTPHPPNYELHNPAPIEIGRAVVNYSATEIRRIKGLHSTQISEALGYADSEYIALRENIAFFGEPFTPNPNNPDRIPAADPEPVTNPNGTKPPKDDKPDAPDSPDGPDNDTNSPDSDKPDVDPSDILDLEDGKFFDDD, from the exons ATGGCAGTTCACATGCGCAAGCAGCCAGGCCAGCTCACCGTTGTAATCAAACTGG GCACCTCTTCCATAGTCGACGAGAAAACACACCAGCCGCTCCTCTCCATCCTCTCCCTTATTGTCGAAACAGCATGCAGTCTGCGTACTGCCGGCCACCGTGTCGTAATCGTCTCGTCGGGCGCCATCGGAGTCGGGCTTCGGCGTATGAACCTTCCCCGCCGCCCTAAACACCTCCCACAAGTACAAGCGCTTGCTGCCATCGGCCAGAGCAGACTCATGTCGCTATGGGACCAGTTGTTTGGCAACTTGGAGCAGCCCATTGCGCAGGTGCTACTGACGCGTAACGATATCGCGGATAGGACACAGTACCAAAATGCGCAAAATACTTTTATTGAGCTTCTGAGCATGGGCGTCATTCCGATTGTGAATGAGAACGATACCTTGGCTGTTACGGAAATCAAGTTTGGTGACAACGATACGCTCAGTGCTATTACTGCGGGTATGGTACAGGCAGATTACCTCTTCCTCATGACGGACGTGGATTGTTTGTACGACAAGAATCCACGATCCAACCCGGACGCAAAGGCAATTACCGTAGTTGAGGATATTGCCGAGTTGGCGGCGGATGTTAGTTCTGCAGGCAGTTCGCTGGGAACGGGTGGTATGAGTACGAAGATAGTGGCAGCAAGACTAGCCACCAGCGCGGGCGTTACTACCGTCATCACCAAGAGTGACAAACCGGGCAACATTTCAAGTATCATTGCACATGCGGAAAAGCAGAGGAAGGCTCGGATGTCCAGTCGAAACTCGGTGACAAACTTCCAAGACGACAGCGCCCTTGCACAATCCACATCTCAAGAGTCGCACCATCAGGATCTTTCGGCCTCAACATCCACACTCGGTGACCAGCAAGTAGCACGAACTTCGTCCCCGAAAATCGAAGAGCCCGTCCCCCTACACACACGCTTCCTCCCCATCTCCAACCCCATCCGCGACCGTTACTTCTGGATCCTCCACGGCCTCGCACCCCATGGCACCATCTACATCGACCAAGGCGCATGGGCCGCACTAAGCGACAAAGCCGGCCTCCTCCCCGTCGGCATCGTAGAAGTAGACGGCCACTTTGCCCAACAAGAAGCCGTCCGCATCGTCGTAGTAAAACGACTCCAAAATACGCACCACTCTCGCTCTTCCACACCGCACCCGCCCAACTACGAACTCCACAATCCCGCCCCCATTGAAATCGGACGCGCGGTTGTCAACTACTCAGCTACGGAGATTAGACGCATCAAAGGGTTGCACAGCACGCAAATTAGTGAGGCATTGGGGTATGCGGATAGCGAGTATATTGCGTTGAGGGAGAATATTGCCTTCTTTGGGG AACCCTTCACGCCCAACCCCAACAACCCGGACCGCATCCCCGCCGCTGACCCAGAACCCGTCACAAATCCAAACGGGACCAAGCCACCAAAAGACGATAAACCAGATGCACCAGACAGCCCGGATGGTCCCGACAATGATACCAATAGCCCCGATTCTGATAAACCGGATGTTGATCCCAGCGACATCCTCGATCTAGAAGATGGAA AGTTCTTCGACGACGACTAG
- a CDS encoding Glyco-hydro-28 multi-domain protein: MRSNGIFTLLTLAAVGQATPTPTPTQYPESCHVTKYADIPAAAAACTDIILDGITVPGKSSIDLSSLKTGTKVTFKGKTFWEYANANYPFIIIGGKSIEVTAAEGAILDGNGQAWWDGLGSNGGVSKPNHFIEMKKVTGNSSIHDVYIQNYPVHCFAISNCADLDVYHITLNNTAGDAPNNRSKGLPAAHNSDGFGVSSSTNIKIHDSVVLNQDDCVAVTSGDNIHVNNMYCDGSHGLSIGSIGGKSNNNVTNVSFTNSKVLNAQNGARIKSNSNTTGFISDILFENIYVQNISIYGIDIQQDYLNGGPTGHPTNGVIIQNVTMRNITGTANQEARNYYILCGDKSCSNIKMDSVNITGGGVESSCNFRTVGNFDCDGRFVTDVLSKLAA; the protein is encoded by the exons ATGCGTTCTAACG GGATTTTTACGCTACTGACCCTTGCCGCCGTAGGGCAGGCCACACCTACACCTACTCCAACACAGTACCCGGAGAGTTGCCACGTGACCAAGTATGCGGACATTCCAGCTGCAGCTGCCGCCTGCACAGATATCATTCTCGACGGTATTACCGTTCCTGGAAAGTCGAGCATTGACCTCTCATCGTTGAAGACTGGCACCAAGGTTACTTTCAAAGGAAAGACGTTCTGGGAGTATGCCAACGCCAACTACCCTTTCATCATCATTGGCGGCAAGAGCATTGAGGTTACTGCAGCAGAGGGCGCGATTCTCGATGGCAACGGCCAGGCCTGGTGGGATGGACTCGGCAGCAATGGAGGTGTTAGCAAGCCAAACCACTTTATCGAGATGAAGAAGGTTACTGGAAACAGTTCAATTCACGACGTCTACATCCAGAACTACCCCGTTCACTGCTTCGCCATCAGCAACTGTGCGGATCTAGACGTCTACCACATCACTCTGAACAACACGGCAGGTGATGCGCCCAATAATCGATCCAAAGGCCTACCTGCTGCGCATAACAGCGACGGATTTGGCGTGTCGAGCAGCACCAACATCAAGATCCACGACAGCGTTGTCCTCAACCAAGATGATTGCGTTGCAGTTACCAGTGGTGACAACATCCATGTGAACAACATGTACTGCGACGGTAGCCATGGTCTCTCGATTGGCTCCATAGGTGGAAAGTCAA ACAATAACGTAACCAACGTCTCCTTCACCAACTCCAAGGTGCTCAACGCCCAGAACGGTGCGCGCATCAAGTCAAACTCCAACACAACGGGGTTCATCTCCGACATTTTGTTCGAGAACATCTACGTGCAGAACATTTCCATCTACGGTATCGACATCCAGCAGGATTACTTGAACGGCGGACCAACCGGCCACCCGACCAACGGCGTCATCATCCAGAACGTTACCATGAGGAACATTACCGGCACGGCAAACCAGGAGGCGAGGAACTACTACATCCTGTGTGGAGACAAAAGCTGCAGCAACATCAAGATGGACAGTGTGAATATTACTGGCGGTGGGGTTGAGAGCTCGTGCAATTTCCGGACGGTGGGGAACTTTGACTGCGACGGACGCTTTGTAACGGATGTGTTATCCAAGCTAGCAGCGTAA